In Streptantibioticus cattleyicolor NRRL 8057 = DSM 46488, a genomic segment contains:
- a CDS encoding phytoene/squalene synthase family protein, which translates to MNAWNQALDAAGLRDPGIRSDFGAQRQVVARFRRTSYLAARLLLPRALVPHVIAATAFMHHGDNLLDSGPPQERPAAYAAWRDQVRAALATGESADPLIRTLLATVAAHPRLRDHVEHYLQTATAELEFAGFDTEADYQAYVDAYSLPAFMLVACLLAPEDDPDGYRAACRTYIDGSQRLDFVNDLAEDLRAGRLAVPRETLQRFSVTPEDLAAGRDLPAVRELLRHLLEQARTTLRSARPLTTLAVPGGRPLVSALIDVELLTADAAEAKGPALLSGSASPPLPGALRVLWRERRRARALR; encoded by the coding sequence ATGAACGCGTGGAACCAGGCTCTCGACGCCGCCGGCCTTCGTGACCCCGGCATCCGTTCCGACTTCGGCGCACAGCGCCAAGTGGTCGCCCGGTTCCGCCGTACCTCGTACCTGGCCGCGCGGCTGCTGCTGCCCAGGGCGCTGGTGCCCCACGTCATCGCCGCCACCGCCTTCATGCACCACGGCGACAACCTGCTGGACAGCGGCCCGCCGCAGGAACGTCCCGCCGCCTACGCGGCCTGGCGCGACCAGGTGCGGGCCGCGCTGGCCACCGGGGAGAGCGCCGACCCGCTGATCCGCACCCTGCTGGCCACCGTGGCGGCCCATCCCCGGCTGCGCGACCACGTCGAACACTATCTCCAAACGGCCACCGCTGAACTGGAGTTCGCCGGTTTCGACACCGAGGCGGACTACCAGGCGTACGTCGACGCCTACTCGCTCCCCGCCTTCATGCTGGTGGCCTGCCTGCTGGCGCCCGAGGACGACCCGGACGGCTACCGCGCCGCCTGCCGCACCTACATCGACGGCAGCCAGCGCCTGGACTTCGTCAACGACCTCGCCGAAGACCTGCGGGCCGGCCGCCTCGCCGTACCGCGCGAGACCCTTCAGCGCTTCTCGGTCACCCCCGAGGACCTGGCCGCCGGCCGCGACCTCCCCGCGGTACGCGAGCTGTTGCGCCATCTGCTGGAGCAGGCCCGCACCACCCTGCGCTCCGCCCGTCCCCTCACCACCCTCGCCGTACCCGGCGGCCGGCCCCTGGTCTCCGCCCTGATCGACGTCGAACTCCTCACCGCCGACGCCGCCGAAGCCAAGGGCCCCGCCCTGCTGAGCGGCTCCGCGAGCCCGCCCCTGCCCGGCGCCCTGCGCGTCCTGTGGCGCGAACGCCGCCGGGCCCGCGCCCTGCGCTGA
- a CDS encoding NAD(P)/FAD-dependent oxidoreductase, with product MRQAVVLGSSIAGLLAARVLAEHTEDVAVLEPDDMAADGALRPGAPQGVQLHVLLDMGRIQLERWFPGLTAALVADGAVHAQGTEFHSYVDGALKVPVPGHEMIGATRPFIEHRIRRRVLALPNVRTVRGRADRLVLTGGRVTGVGYRTADGGRAELTADFVVDATGRASRLGAWLTEAGWPAPPVRRMPIDLGYATAYFRRGAELPGVKIAASVVSPPRPGEAQRDGNAMAEVEGGRWMVMIGAYADGRPGKDPDEFRDRLARAAAAPFRTVAAECEMLGDVAVHRTPDSRRREFTALDRFPGGLVAAGDAVAAFNPVYGQGMSSAALHASCLSAYLRSGAAPGEPALGYFRRIRVVVDAAWSLSTLGDLAQPHVPGPYPPGYRISQWYSTLLVRATVTDQETHRRFLDVVNMRAHPRLLSRPDTVWRVARALWSAPN from the coding sequence ATGCGGCAAGCTGTCGTACTGGGGTCGAGCATCGCGGGACTGCTGGCGGCACGGGTGCTGGCCGAACACACCGAGGACGTGGCGGTCCTCGAACCGGATGACATGGCGGCGGACGGCGCGTTGCGTCCCGGCGCACCGCAGGGCGTCCAGCTCCACGTCCTGCTCGACATGGGGCGTATACAACTGGAGCGATGGTTCCCGGGGCTCACCGCCGCGCTGGTGGCCGACGGCGCCGTCCACGCCCAGGGCACCGAATTTCACTCGTACGTGGACGGGGCGCTCAAGGTACCGGTGCCCGGCCACGAGATGATCGGCGCCACCCGCCCCTTCATCGAGCACCGGATCCGCCGCCGCGTGCTGGCGCTGCCCAACGTCCGTACCGTGCGCGGCCGGGCCGACCGGCTCGTCCTCACCGGCGGCCGGGTCACCGGCGTCGGCTACCGCACCGCCGACGGCGGCCGGGCGGAACTCACCGCCGACTTCGTGGTGGACGCCACCGGCCGGGCCAGCCGGCTCGGCGCCTGGCTCACCGAGGCGGGGTGGCCGGCCCCGCCGGTGCGGCGCATGCCGATCGACCTGGGGTACGCCACCGCGTACTTCCGCCGCGGCGCCGAACTCCCCGGCGTCAAGATCGCCGCCTCCGTGGTCAGCCCGCCGCGCCCGGGCGAGGCGCAGCGGGACGGCAACGCCATGGCCGAGGTGGAGGGCGGCCGGTGGATGGTGATGATCGGCGCCTACGCGGACGGCCGGCCCGGCAAGGACCCCGACGAGTTCCGCGACCGCCTCGCGCGGGCCGCCGCGGCGCCGTTCCGCACGGTCGCCGCCGAGTGCGAGATGCTCGGCGACGTGGCGGTGCACCGGACCCCGGACAGCCGCCGCCGGGAGTTCACCGCGCTGGACCGCTTCCCCGGCGGGCTGGTGGCGGCCGGGGACGCGGTGGCCGCCTTCAACCCCGTCTACGGGCAGGGGATGTCCTCGGCGGCGCTGCACGCCTCCTGCCTGTCGGCGTACCTGCGCTCGGGGGCGGCGCCCGGGGAGCCGGCCCTGGGGTACTTCCGGCGGATACGGGTGGTGGTGGACGCCGCCTGGTCGCTGTCCACCCTCGGCGACCTCGCCCAGCCGCACGTGCCCGGCCCCTACCCGCCCGGCTACCGGATCAGCCAGTGGTACAGCACCCTGCTGGTCCGGGCCACCGTCACCGACCAGGAGACGCACCGCCGCTTCCTGGACGTGGTGAACATGCGCGCCCACCCGAGGCTGCTCTCCCGGCCCGACACGGTGTGGCGGGTGGCCAGAGCGCTGTGGTCCGCGCCGAACTGA
- a CDS encoding MAB_1171c family putative transporter: MSERTADVLYLVIAVLGIASAGIKVAALRRGFSLSVLVITSSLITGVSAFFVQAPVVYRTLDGAAGRIGFASLIVYSCIVLYGAHGHMLAVVWAAEVGHTPVPRVRIVVHLVSYAVILAAMWAAFWRTRGGGPERPLAFNVSHADDPDTVVFLVVFMAGLSYSMLSAAWECRRGARTDNPRLRRGLRHISVASLFIFGYVVFAGPSLACAAAGHHQLDVLTDVGSLSGTVGAVILNWGMSGSTVQTWWRDRRDYRRLRVLWETAVGGAERTVALAPPGRLVERWSLLSAGAWLLLRRLADICDAERALSPWMNPRLAVVAEEAGRRRRLPPEEVRALASAAMLLDAVERKGRGEPPGYRATPRPADVAPERERAHLVRVARALGHPLVREVLAERRNETGPAVQS; the protein is encoded by the coding sequence GTGTCTGAGCGGACGGCCGACGTGCTCTACCTGGTGATCGCCGTCCTCGGCATCGCCAGCGCCGGGATCAAGGTGGCCGCGCTGCGCCGTGGCTTCTCGCTCTCGGTGCTGGTGATCACCTCCTCCCTGATCACCGGGGTCTCCGCGTTCTTCGTGCAGGCCCCGGTGGTCTACCGGACGCTGGACGGCGCGGCCGGGCGCATCGGCTTCGCCTCGCTGATCGTCTACTCGTGCATCGTGCTGTACGGCGCCCACGGCCACATGCTGGCGGTGGTCTGGGCCGCCGAGGTCGGGCACACCCCGGTGCCCCGGGTGCGCATCGTGGTCCACCTGGTCAGCTACGCGGTGATCCTGGCGGCGATGTGGGCGGCGTTCTGGCGCACCCGGGGCGGCGGTCCGGAACGGCCGCTGGCGTTCAACGTCAGCCACGCCGACGACCCGGACACCGTCGTCTTCCTGGTGGTCTTCATGGCCGGGCTGTCGTACTCGATGCTCTCCGCCGCCTGGGAGTGCCGCCGGGGCGCCCGTACCGACAACCCCCGGCTGCGCAGGGGGCTGCGACACATCAGCGTGGCCTCGCTCTTCATCTTCGGGTACGTGGTCTTCGCCGGCCCGTCGCTGGCCTGCGCGGCGGCCGGCCACCACCAACTGGACGTGCTGACGGACGTGGGCTCGCTGTCCGGGACGGTGGGGGCGGTCATCCTCAACTGGGGGATGTCCGGCTCCACGGTGCAGACCTGGTGGCGGGACCGCCGTGACTACCGGCGGCTGCGGGTGCTGTGGGAGACGGCGGTGGGCGGCGCGGAACGCACGGTGGCGCTCGCCCCGCCCGGCCGGCTGGTGGAGCGCTGGTCGCTGCTGAGCGCCGGGGCGTGGCTGCTGCTGCGGCGGCTGGCCGACATCTGCGACGCGGAGCGGGCGTTGTCCCCGTGGATGAACCCGCGGCTGGCGGTGGTGGCCGAAGAGGCGGGCCGGCGGCGCCGGTTGCCGCCCGAGGAGGTGCGGGCGCTGGCGTCGGCGGCCATGCTGCTGGACGCCGTCGAACGCAAGGGGCGGGGCGAACCGCCCGGCTACCGGGCCACGCCGCGCCCCGCCGACGTGGCCCCGGAGCGCGAACGCGCCCATCTGGTACGGGTGGCGCGGGCGCTCGGCCATCCGCTGGTACGGGAGGTGCTGGCCGAGCGGCGCAACGAGACCGGCCCGGCCGTCCAGAGCTGA
- a CDS encoding helix-turn-helix domain-containing protein, whose protein sequence is MSMRKPADERARRIARRLRALFADVHPAGRGPWTPQEVAESCRLPLAEVERLLTGAELADEAAVGAVARHFRVAEEWLTAPEDAPLIGTAQRLARRLNLLFSDIYPAGRGPWTHQEVAEAAGVPVEEIRRMCAAVPPAGDAFAARLDQLCLRISPATGRPYSNREVGAAVGKSGQYIGNLRAGLNEPGLPVATALAHFFDVGLPYFVHGPVRPVAQHFLVAEVYLTAEDDSPAVREIEDSLRMLIALRDERVQRVVGRVLNKRWPG, encoded by the coding sequence ATGAGCATGCGCAAGCCCGCCGACGAGCGTGCCCGGCGCATCGCCCGTCGGCTGCGCGCCCTCTTCGCCGACGTCCACCCGGCCGGCCGCGGCCCCTGGACGCCGCAGGAGGTCGCCGAGTCCTGCCGTCTTCCGCTGGCCGAGGTCGAACGGCTGCTGACCGGCGCGGAGTTGGCCGACGAGGCGGCGGTCGGCGCGGTGGCCCGGCACTTCCGGGTGGCCGAGGAGTGGCTGACCGCGCCGGAGGACGCCCCGCTGATCGGCACCGCCCAGCGCCTCGCCCGCCGGCTCAACCTGCTCTTCTCCGACATCTACCCGGCCGGCCGCGGCCCCTGGACACACCAGGAGGTGGCCGAGGCGGCCGGGGTGCCGGTGGAGGAGATCCGCCGGATGTGCGCGGCGGTGCCGCCGGCCGGCGACGCCTTCGCCGCCCGCCTCGACCAGTTGTGCCTGCGGATATCCCCGGCGACCGGCCGCCCCTACTCCAACCGCGAGGTGGGCGCGGCGGTCGGCAAGTCGGGGCAGTACATCGGCAACCTGCGGGCCGGGCTCAACGAACCCGGGCTGCCGGTGGCCACCGCGCTGGCCCACTTCTTCGACGTCGGCCTGCCCTACTTCGTGCACGGCCCGGTGCGTCCGGTGGCCCAGCACTTCCTGGTGGCCGAGGTCTACCTGACCGCGGAGGACGACTCGCCCGCGGTGCGGGAGATCGAGGACTCGCTGCGGATGCTGATCGCGCTGCGCGACGAGCGGGTCCAGCGCGTGGTGGGCCGGGTGCTCAACAAGCGCTGGCCGGGCTGA